One window from the genome of [Mycobacterium] stephanolepidis encodes:
- a CDS encoding MbtH family protein has translation MQTNPFDDDNGSFLVLVNDQEQHSLWPSFADAPAGWRVVYGDAGRAACLEYIDQHWPDIRPKDLRQRLA, from the coding sequence ATGCAAACCAACCCCTTTGACGATGACAATGGCAGTTTTCTCGTTCTGGTCAACGACCAGGAGCAGCACAGCCTGTGGCCATCATTCGCCGATGCACCGGCGGGCTGGCGCGTGGTCTACGGAGACGCGGGCCGCGCGGCATGTCTTGAATACATCGACCAACATTGGCCCGACATCCGGCCGAAGGACCTGCGCCAACGACTCGCGTAG
- a CDS encoding methionyl-tRNA formyltransferase — protein MRVVSFGYQVWGYRTLQALIDLGHEVVLAVTHPSCEEAYKAIWSAPVDELAREHGIPVHLATRVDAETIELVKGVEPDVIVVNSWYNRMPVELYDFPRHGTLNFHDSLLPKFTGFSPVLWSLISGESEFGLTVHRMDSGLDTGDILVQHSLPIGPADTGTELVLRGMDLIPGVLAEALGALESGEALWRPQNKAERTYCHKRSERDSAIDWSWPAEDLERFVRALSDPYPRAFTFYDGARIEVLEARISEARYGGTPGRVIVQEEGGVVVCGSDAYRVGNRGLVITRIRDADGNERSGHEYFRRGGYLNSHN, from the coding sequence ATGCGCGTCGTGTCGTTTGGGTATCAGGTCTGGGGTTACCGGACTTTGCAGGCGTTGATCGATCTGGGGCATGAGGTGGTGCTTGCGGTTACGCATCCTTCCTGTGAGGAAGCGTATAAGGCGATTTGGTCGGCGCCGGTTGATGAGCTTGCGCGTGAGCACGGTATTCCGGTGCATTTGGCGACGCGGGTGGATGCTGAAACCATTGAATTGGTCAAGGGTGTCGAGCCCGATGTCATTGTGGTCAATAGTTGGTATAACCGGATGCCGGTGGAGCTCTATGATTTTCCGCGGCATGGCACGTTGAATTTCCATGATTCGTTGTTGCCGAAATTCACTGGGTTTTCGCCTGTTTTGTGGTCGTTGATCAGTGGTGAGTCCGAGTTCGGGTTGACGGTGCATCGTATGGATAGCGGTTTGGATACCGGTGACATTTTGGTGCAGCATTCGCTGCCGATCGGTCCGGCTGATACGGGTACCGAGTTGGTGTTGCGGGGGATGGATCTGATTCCGGGGGTTTTGGCTGAGGCGTTGGGTGCGTTGGAATCTGGTGAGGCGTTGTGGCGTCCGCAGAACAAGGCGGAGCGAACGTATTGCCATAAGCGTTCTGAGCGTGACAGCGCGATCGATTGGAGTTGGCCGGCCGAGGATCTGGAGCGGTTTGTGCGGGCGCTATCGGATCCGTATCCGCGGGCGTTCACGTTCTATGACGGTGCGCGTATCGAGGTTTTGGAGGCGCGGATTTCCGAGGCGCGTTATGGCGGTACGCCGGGGCGGGTGATCGTGCAGGAAGAAGGCGGAGTGGTGGTGTGTGGCTCTGATGCCTACCGCGTGGGTAATCGTGGGCTGGTGATCACCCGTATCCGAGACGCGGACGGCAACGAGCGCAGCGGCCACGAGTACTTCCGACGCGGGGGATATCTCAACAGCCACAACTAA
- a CDS encoding DHA2 family efflux MFS transporter permease subunit produces the protein MDSVPTTLSVPSGPAERPGVDTPAHPDKLDASLLRIAGICGLAGVMAFLDSTAVTVAQRTFVAQFGASQAMVSWTIAGYMLAFATVIPMSGWAADRYGTKRLFLGAVLVFTIGSLLCAVAPNILLLIVFRVIQGIGGGMLMPLSFMILTQEAGPKRLGRVVAIGAIPFLLGPIGGPILGGWLIGIYGWEWIFLINLPIGLSAFLLAALMFPKDRPEPSEKLDVIGALLLSPGVAALLAGMLAIPGRDSLADLHVLLPITIGAALIFAFVVHTRNRASYPLIDLGLFENPVVRWANITQFAFAATFVGAGLLVPSYFQVALHQTPMQSGMSMVAMGIGLVLTVPLAGVFMDKRGPGTIVLIGLPLIAVGLGVFTYGVAQPAGHSEILLIGLLIMGMGVGCTSTPLSAACVQSLAPARVARGTTLLSVNDQVGGSVGAALMAMLLTNQFNRAGGGIERDPLAVSGSETGSRGIAGGSPMNSHSDFAGDASQLLLHAYTTVFLVAVALAVVTVIPAIFLPRAVVVNINP, from the coding sequence ATGGACAGCGTGCCTACGACCCTCTCGGTGCCGAGCGGGCCTGCTGAGCGGCCGGGTGTGGACACGCCCGCCCACCCCGACAAGCTGGACGCCTCGTTACTCCGGATCGCCGGCATATGCGGTCTGGCCGGTGTGATGGCCTTCTTGGACAGCACGGCCGTCACCGTTGCCCAACGCACGTTCGTCGCCCAATTCGGGGCCAGTCAGGCCATGGTCTCCTGGACCATCGCCGGTTACATGCTTGCTTTCGCGACGGTGATTCCGATGAGCGGTTGGGCAGCCGACAGGTACGGCACCAAGCGACTGTTCCTGGGCGCGGTCCTGGTCTTCACGATTGGCTCGCTGTTGTGCGCAGTAGCGCCGAACATATTGCTGCTCATCGTCTTCCGTGTAATTCAGGGTATTGGCGGCGGCATGTTGATGCCCCTGAGCTTCATGATCCTGACCCAAGAGGCGGGCCCGAAGCGCCTTGGCCGTGTTGTCGCGATAGGGGCGATTCCCTTCTTGCTGGGCCCGATCGGTGGGCCGATCCTGGGTGGATGGCTGATCGGCATCTATGGCTGGGAATGGATCTTCCTGATCAATCTGCCGATTGGATTGAGTGCATTTCTCTTGGCGGCGCTTATGTTCCCGAAAGATCGTCCCGAGCCTTCCGAGAAACTCGACGTCATCGGCGCGCTGTTGCTCTCACCCGGGGTGGCCGCGTTGCTTGCCGGCATGTTGGCGATACCCGGGCGCGACAGCCTCGCCGACCTGCATGTCCTGCTACCCATAACTATCGGCGCTGCATTGATTTTCGCCTTCGTAGTGCACACCAGGAACCGTGCGTCCTACCCGCTCATCGACCTGGGGCTGTTCGAGAACCCGGTGGTCCGATGGGCCAATATCACCCAGTTCGCCTTCGCCGCCACGTTTGTCGGGGCCGGACTGCTCGTGCCGAGTTACTTTCAGGTGGCGCTGCATCAGACACCGATGCAGTCCGGGATGTCCATGGTGGCCATGGGAATCGGTCTCGTACTGACCGTGCCTCTGGCGGGGGTGTTCATGGACAAGCGTGGCCCGGGCACGATCGTCTTGATCGGGCTGCCCCTGATCGCGGTGGGCCTGGGGGTATTCACGTACGGCGTCGCGCAGCCCGCGGGCCACTCGGAGATATTGCTGATCGGATTACTGATCATGGGGATGGGTGTCGGCTGCACATCGACACCGCTTTCGGCGGCGTGTGTCCAGTCGCTGGCACCGGCGCGAGTAGCGCGCGGTACCACGCTGCTGAGCGTCAACGACCAAGTAGGGGGCTCGGTTGGGGCCGCGTTGATGGCAATGCTGCTGACCAATCAATTCAATCGCGCTGGAGGTGGAATCGAGCGGGATCCGCTGGCGGTATCGGGTAGTGAAACCGGTAGCCGTGGAATAGCGGGTGGCTCGCCGATGAACTCGCATTCAGATTTTGCGGGTGATGCATCTCAATTGCTCTTGCACGCGTACACAACGGTATTTCTCGTGGCTGTCGCATTAGCGGTAGTCACTGTTATCCCGGCGATTTTTCTACCGCGGGCAGTGGTGGTAAATATCAACCCCTGA
- a CDS encoding SDR family NAD(P)-dependent oxidoreductase, translating to MRAVRHMINVLTKPVRVSYLWTPSLAERVSGRTVLITGASSGIGRRLAERVAEAGAIAIVTARRADELDDVVRGITARGGTAHAVSGDLSTGDGAAAVATEVLERFGAPDILVLNAGRSIMRSFAESEHRLHDYERTVAINYLGGVGLVLRLMPGMRARGSGHIVHSSSIGVLGNLPEFSAYVGSKAAMDAVLRIADIESRADGVRVTNVHLPLVTTDMIAPTDWSQYASLTLEEGVDMVVDAIRRQSREVNNPLGMLYRDSYRILPGIVSRVQSDYYRWYSGRGRGADTAAEVVSGRLVVDPN from the coding sequence ATGCGGGCCGTCAGGCACATGATCAATGTTCTTACGAAGCCGGTCAGGGTCAGCTACCTGTGGACTCCCTCGCTGGCCGAGCGTGTGAGCGGCCGGACGGTATTGATCACCGGCGCCTCCAGCGGGATCGGGCGGCGACTGGCAGAGAGGGTCGCAGAGGCCGGGGCGATCGCGATCGTCACCGCACGCCGGGCCGACGAGCTCGACGACGTCGTGCGGGGAATCACGGCGCGAGGCGGAACCGCGCACGCCGTTTCCGGTGACTTGTCGACCGGTGACGGCGCGGCAGCGGTGGCCACCGAGGTACTCGAACGCTTTGGGGCGCCGGATATCTTGGTGCTGAACGCGGGGCGGTCGATCATGCGGTCGTTCGCGGAGTCCGAGCATCGGCTGCACGACTACGAGCGGACGGTGGCGATCAACTACCTCGGCGGTGTGGGCTTGGTGCTGCGCCTGATGCCGGGTATGCGCGCCCGTGGCTCGGGGCATATCGTGCACAGCTCGTCGATCGGTGTGCTGGGTAACCTCCCCGAATTCTCCGCCTATGTCGGATCGAAGGCAGCGATGGACGCGGTGCTGCGTATCGCGGACATCGAAAGCCGAGCCGACGGAGTTCGGGTCACTAACGTGCACCTACCGCTTGTCACGACGGACATGATCGCCCCGACCGACTGGAGCCAATACGCGTCGCTGACTTTGGAGGAGGGCGTCGACATGGTCGTCGATGCGATCAGACGGCAGAGTCGTGAGGTCAACAACCCCCTGGGCATGTTGTACCGGGATTCGTACCGAATCCTCCCCGGGATCGTCAGCCGAGTGCAGAGCGATTACTACCGTTGGTATTCCGGCCGTGGCAGGGGTGCGGATACCGCTGCGGAAGTGGTGTCGGGCCGGTTGGTGGTAGACCCCAACTGA